The proteins below come from a single Candidatus Zixiibacteriota bacterium genomic window:
- a CDS encoding glycosyltransferase family 4 protein produces the protein MSGISVLHIDTGREFRGGQRQVLMMTRELKRLDIAQTIAIPDDSELDRRIDYIPKIKLASKSLLRKILTGKISKTAREKDVNIIHAHDSEAHTIGLRLKSSFPNLKLIVTRRVIFPPSGWLSRKFKYSDKVDKFIAVSNAVAVGLVKVGVDKDRIEVINSSLYINDIKNNDSDWLVPEQIREKCDKFIVTAGALTGEKDFFTAIKAVSEAEKRIPGIGLLILGEGPERSKLEKYVAESNAKNIFLMGHIEPMAPVFKKCELFLLTSKSEGLNNSAVEAEACGLPLVVSNVGGLPEIVSNGVNGLLCDAGDYKSFADAIVKILSDELIRIRMHMKSLEISDKFDIVENVQKISDMYKRVLAENN, from the coding sequence ATGTCCGGAATTTCCGTATTGCACATCGATACCGGCCGGGAATTTCGCGGCGGCCAGAGACAGGTTTTAATGATGACCCGGGAACTCAAGCGATTGGATATTGCTCAAACAATCGCGATTCCGGATGATAGTGAACTGGATCGACGCATTGATTATATTCCCAAAATTAAGCTGGCGTCAAAGTCATTATTAAGAAAAATTCTGACCGGGAAAATTAGTAAAACTGCCCGGGAGAAAGATGTTAATATCATTCATGCTCATGATTCCGAAGCGCATACAATTGGATTGAGATTAAAAAGCTCTTTTCCTAATCTAAAGTTGATTGTTACTCGTAGAGTAATTTTTCCGCCCTCAGGATGGTTGAGCCGAAAGTTTAAATACTCCGACAAAGTGGATAAATTTATCGCCGTCAGCAATGCCGTGGCGGTGGGACTTGTCAAAGTCGGTGTGGATAAAGATCGCATAGAGGTTATCAATTCGAGCCTTTACATAAACGACATTAAAAATAATGACAGTGATTGGTTAGTGCCCGAACAGATTCGTGAAAAATGTGATAAATTTATCGTAACGGCGGGGGCTTTGACCGGGGAAAAAGATTTTTTTACGGCAATAAAAGCAGTATCGGAAGCTGAAAAAAGGATACCCGGAATTGGTTTGTTGATACTTGGCGAGGGACCGGAACGCTCAAAATTGGAAAAATATGTTGCCGAATCAAATGCGAAAAACATATTCCTTATGGGACATATTGAGCCGATGGCGCCGGTTTTCAAGAAATGCGAACTATTCTTACTTACTTCTAAAAGTGAGGGTCTCAATAATTCGGCGGTGGAAGCCGAAGCATGCGGATTGCCTCTGGTGGTTTCCAACGTCGGTGGTTTACCGGAAATAGTCAGCAATGGTGTCAACGGATTGCTGTGCGACGCAGGTGATTATAAAAGCTTTGCTGACGCGATTGTTAAAATACTCTCGGATGAACTTATTCGAATACGGATGCATATGAAATCATTGGAAATTTCCGATAAATTTGATATCGTTGAGAATGTCCAAAAAATTTCCGATATGTATAAGAGAGTGCTTGCCGAGAATAACTAA
- a CDS encoding bifunctional (p)ppGpp synthetase/guanosine-3',5'-bis(diphosphate) 3'-pyrophosphohydrolase has translation MLNLAQFIIQIEAFNANVNIPLIRKAYEFSSNSHAGQKRESGEPYATHCLEVAFILAEQHLDSATIAAGLIHDIVEDTPITIDVVKKEFGEEIALLVDGVTKLGKVKFKSREEEQVEYFRKMLLSMARDIRVILIKLADRLHNMRTLGFLKEDKQKRIARETREVYAPLAHRFGIARMKTELEDLSFKYLQSKEYELISKQLEMTRQEREGYIRQVTGPIKKALIAEGIKISISGRAKHLDSICRKMRLRDLPIAEIYDLLAIRILVSSKRECYHVLGVIHTLWKPVPNRFHDYIANPKQNGYQSLHTTVFGPSDRMLEIQIRTNGMHQIAEYGIASHWLYKEGRQQMDKADRQMSWLREVLDWQKDLSNPSEFLEYLKIDLLQEDVYVYTPRGDLIHLPAGSTALDFAFAIHTDVGLKTIGAKINGKMVPLGFKLKSGNEVAILTSPNQKPSNDWLRIVQTSKARAKIKRWLKQQGYEQSVSLGQEMFDRELKKSRIAMPAAAEMEDIAQSLSFVSIEGMIAAIGNGTLSVQQIITKIAPDKDTEIKSTLVKRFIDTARGSKGIKIQGIGNMMFRFAGCCQPVPGEKIVGFITRGRGITIHRADCPTALELTESPERVVEVEWDVAKDQAFIVRLDVLLEDRKNMLRDITEAISDLDGDVRGAEIFGEGSPVTGAFVIEIKNLSHLNRVIQKINRVKGVISIERAKGADFAPFDKRDNGKKNK, from the coding sequence ATGCTGAATTTGGCTCAATTCATAATACAGATTGAGGCGTTTAACGCCAATGTTAATATTCCTCTGATTCGCAAGGCCTACGAATTTTCGAGCAACTCCCACGCGGGCCAGAAGCGGGAATCGGGCGAGCCGTACGCGACACATTGTCTGGAAGTGGCTTTTATCCTGGCGGAGCAGCATTTGGATTCGGCCACAATCGCGGCCGGTTTGATTCACGACATTGTCGAAGATACTCCGATTACGATTGATGTCGTTAAGAAGGAATTCGGTGAAGAGATCGCGCTTTTGGTTGACGGCGTTACCAAGCTGGGTAAAGTTAAGTTCAAATCGCGCGAGGAAGAGCAAGTAGAATATTTCCGTAAAATGCTTCTTTCCATGGCGCGGGATATACGAGTAATTCTTATCAAATTAGCCGATCGCCTGCATAACATGCGGACGTTGGGATTTTTGAAGGAGGACAAGCAAAAGCGTATCGCCCGCGAGACGCGTGAAGTTTACGCGCCCCTGGCTCATCGTTTCGGCATCGCCCGAATGAAGACGGAACTGGAGGATTTGAGTTTTAAGTATCTTCAGTCAAAAGAGTATGAATTAATATCCAAACAGCTGGAGATGACCCGTCAGGAGCGGGAAGGATACATTCGTCAGGTAACGGGACCGATTAAAAAGGCGTTAATCGCTGAAGGAATAAAGATATCGATCTCCGGACGAGCTAAGCATCTCGATAGCATTTGCCGGAAGATGAGATTGAGGGATTTGCCGATTGCGGAAATCTATGACCTGCTGGCGATTCGGATTCTCGTTTCATCCAAAAGAGAATGTTATCACGTTTTGGGCGTGATTCATACACTTTGGAAACCGGTGCCCAATCGATTTCACGATTACATTGCCAACCCTAAACAGAACGGATATCAGTCTCTGCATACGACAGTTTTTGGGCCGTCAGATCGGATGCTGGAGATTCAAATTCGCACCAACGGTATGCATCAGATAGCCGAGTATGGCATTGCCTCGCACTGGCTTTACAAAGAGGGGCGGCAACAGATGGATAAGGCGGATCGACAGATGAGCTGGCTGCGCGAGGTTTTGGATTGGCAAAAGGATTTGAGCAACCCTTCTGAATTTCTTGAGTATTTAAAAATCGATTTGCTTCAGGAAGACGTCTATGTTTATACACCGCGTGGAGATCTGATTCATCTACCGGCCGGTTCGACCGCTCTTGATTTTGCCTTTGCTATTCATACCGATGTCGGATTGAAAACTATCGGCGCCAAGATAAACGGCAAGATGGTTCCTCTGGGATTCAAACTAAAATCAGGTAATGAAGTCGCTATTCTGACATCGCCCAATCAAAAGCCCTCCAATGATTGGCTAAGGATTGTCCAGACATCCAAAGCACGCGCTAAAATAAAACGTTGGCTAAAACAACAGGGTTATGAGCAATCGGTTAGCCTGGGGCAGGAAATGTTCGACCGCGAGTTGAAAAAATCTCGGATAGCGATGCCGGCGGCGGCGGAAATGGAAGATATCGCGCAGTCTCTTAGCTTCGTATCGATTGAAGGAATGATAGCCGCTATTGGCAACGGTACTCTTTCGGTACAGCAGATCATAACCAAGATCGCTCCCGACAAAGATACTGAAATCAAGTCGACTTTGGTAAAGCGATTTATTGATACGGCTCGGGGAAGCAAAGGGATTAAAATACAGGGTATCGGCAATATGATGTTTCGTTTCGCGGGATGTTGCCAACCGGTGCCGGGAGAAAAAATAGTCGGATTTATAACCCGCGGCCGTGGGATAACTATTCATCGGGCCGATTGTCCAACGGCCCTGGAATTGACGGAATCTCCGGAACGAGTAGTCGAGGTTGAGTGGGATGTTGCCAAAGACCAGGCCTTTATTGTCCGATTGGATGTTTTACTTGAAGATCGAAAAAATATGCTGCGTGATATAACCGAGGCGATTTCTGATTTGGATGGCGATGTTCGGGGGGCAGAGATTTTTGGAGAAGGCAGTCCTGTCACCGGGGCCTTCGTTATAGAAATTAAAAACCTTTCCCATTTAAACCGGGTTATACAGAAGATAAACAGAGTTAAGGGAGTGATATCAATTGAACGAGCCAAGGGGGCGGATTTCGCACCTTTTGACAAACGCGATAATGGCAAGAAGAACAAATAA
- a CDS encoding tetratricopeptide repeat protein, which produces MPVKICQTCGHGLSPTAKFCPECGASVKNGQKQKTASAGKNHVIIIAVLGVAAAIYLGSLLVGEEDQIAQAPHDFSNIPLTTELATYRDNLPDSFEPLVQMGNSLMDQGQFHLALECYSKALQIDSIDVNVRVDLGTCQHSIGNNQAAIAQFKKALEFQSDHQTAKFNLGIVYYSMADTANAIEWWSRLLEEDPPPELRSRAEELMMQLLQE; this is translated from the coding sequence ATGCCTGTCAAAATATGCCAAACCTGCGGGCACGGCTTGAGTCCAACCGCGAAATTCTGTCCCGAATGCGGGGCTTCCGTGAAAAACGGCCAAAAGCAAAAGACCGCCTCAGCGGGGAAAAACCATGTGATTATAATTGCTGTATTAGGTGTGGCGGCAGCCATTTATTTGGGATCTTTATTAGTAGGTGAAGAAGATCAAATTGCTCAGGCACCGCATGATTTCTCAAATATTCCTTTGACAACCGAGTTGGCCACCTACAGAGACAATCTTCCTGATTCTTTTGAACCCCTGGTACAGATGGGCAATTCTCTTATGGATCAAGGCCAGTTTCATCTGGCTCTTGAATGTTATTCCAAAGCGCTGCAAATTGATTCGATAGATGTCAATGTGCGTGTTGATTTGGGCACGTGCCAGCATAGTATCGGTAATAATCAGGCCGCGATTGCTCAGTTTAAGAAGGCTCTTGAATTTCAGTCCGATCATCAAACCGCTAAATTTAACCTGGGAATTGTTTATTATTCAATGGCTGATACCGCAAATGCCATAGAATGGTGGAGCAGACTTCTGGAAGAAGACCCGCCTCCGGAACTTCGCAGCCGCGCCGAAGAGTTAATGATGCAACTTTTACAGGAATAG
- a CDS encoding permease, producing MDLLIKWLELTSDMITRSALLLLVGFFIAGIIRALITPNAMKSLFGRKPLAQIFRSSVIGIPLPLCSCSVLPVADQLRRSGLSRPGTVSFLISTPETGVDSIALSYRLLGPYFAMIRPIAALITALISGLISWLFNRDEDKSPILEMPIADDNKPGKLIERLINGQKYIVKSVYPELAYYLFWGFLLAGLAAAIIPSDLVKDNVSAWIQYIAVITVSLPVYVCATSSTPMAVVLLSMGVTPGAVLVFLLIGPATNMTSLVVQKRILGYKGMILMTVSIIVTSVILGILIDLFNKELFASHYFMPDSGVEGELVGWYDLIAGLFLAITMIFYTGRYYFRKVMSKVNKGK from the coding sequence TTGGATTTATTAATTAAATGGCTGGAGCTGACCTCGGATATGATTACCCGGTCGGCTCTTTTGCTTTTAGTTGGATTTTTCATCGCTGGAATAATTCGAGCCTTGATTACTCCTAACGCGATGAAATCTTTGTTTGGCCGGAAACCTCTGGCGCAGATTTTCAGGTCATCTGTTATCGGGATTCCATTGCCGTTGTGCAGTTGTTCGGTGCTTCCGGTAGCCGATCAATTGCGTCGTTCGGGTTTATCACGGCCGGGTACGGTTTCATTTTTGATATCCACCCCTGAAACGGGCGTCGATTCGATTGCTTTGAGTTATCGCCTCCTGGGTCCTTATTTCGCCATGATACGGCCGATTGCGGCTTTGATAACGGCGCTTATCAGCGGTTTAATTTCCTGGCTTTTTAATCGAGATGAGGATAAGAGTCCGATACTTGAAATGCCAATAGCAGATGATAATAAGCCCGGGAAATTAATCGAACGCCTGATCAACGGCCAGAAATATATAGTCAAAAGCGTATATCCCGAACTGGCCTACTATTTATTTTGGGGATTTTTATTAGCGGGTCTGGCTGCTGCGATAATTCCATCCGATTTAGTCAAGGATAATGTCTCCGCATGGATTCAATATATCGCGGTTATAACGGTCAGTTTGCCGGTTTATGTCTGTGCCACGTCATCAACGCCGATGGCCGTAGTGCTATTGTCTATGGGTGTTACGCCGGGGGCGGTACTTGTATTCTTATTAATCGGGCCGGCTACGAATATGACATCGCTCGTTGTCCAGAAGCGGATTCTGGGATATAAGGGAATGATTTTGATGACGGTGAGCATAATAGTCACCTCAGTGATCCTCGGAATATTGATAGATTTATTTAACAAAGAACTGTTTGCTTCACATTATTTTATGCCTGATAGCGGTGTCGAAGGTGAACTGGTTGGCTGGTATGATTTAATCGCGGGCTTGTTTTTGGCAATAACTATGATTTTTTATACGGGGAGATATTATTTTCGCAAAGTAATGAGTAAGGTAAACAAGGGGAAATAA
- a CDS encoding ComF family protein, translating into MGNVSAGVFKYIKQISNGLVDLIYPPVCCICNGKADSDDRLICVRCWDVIQGFDAAYCSQCRSFLKHGTMCRDCGSESITVSSLGYFESQLRDVIHYLKFENLKPLAKKIGEKLGEKLIEHDYIKKIDLIVPVPLHQSRHYARGFNQAEEIARAISLKTDLPVHSELLYTTRKTRQQAKLHGHERETNVRGAFAVDDSDGILKQKIILLVDDVTTSGATLRENDRVLKEASARRIIAAVAATAV; encoded by the coding sequence ATGGGCAATGTGAGCGCGGGCGTCTTCAAATATATTAAGCAGATTTCAAATGGGTTGGTCGATCTGATTTACCCCCCGGTATGTTGTATTTGTAATGGGAAAGCCGATTCGGATGATCGCCTGATTTGTGTTCGCTGCTGGGATGTCATTCAGGGATTTGACGCCGCCTATTGTTCTCAATGCCGGTCGTTTCTAAAACACGGGACGATGTGTCGGGATTGCGGCAGTGAATCGATTACGGTTTCGTCGTTGGGATATTTTGAGTCTCAATTGCGGGATGTAATTCATTACCTGAAATTTGAAAATCTTAAGCCCCTGGCAAAAAAAATCGGCGAGAAACTGGGAGAAAAGCTGATAGAGCATGATTATATCAAGAAGATTGATTTAATCGTTCCTGTGCCTCTGCACCAATCCCGGCATTATGCAAGGGGATTCAATCAGGCTGAAGAAATTGCCCGGGCTATCTCTTTAAAAACGGATTTGCCGGTTCATTCGGAATTACTTTATACGACTCGAAAAACTAGACAACAGGCCAAGTTGCACGGGCATGAAAGGGAAACCAACGTTCGAGGGGCATTTGCTGTTGACGATTCCGATGGCATTTTAAAGCAAAAAATAATTTTGCTTGTCGATGACGTGACTACTTCGGGAGCAACGCTGCGAGAGAATGATAGAGTCCTCAAAGAGGCCTCAGCAAGGAGAATTATCGCGGCGGTGGCGGCGACTGCCGTCTAA
- a CDS encoding site-specific tyrosine recombinase: MPELSEKFKECIKQVDEFLRATALEEGLSPNTIDAYRRDLYDFFGFHDGKYPNDIKRKDIYQYIHDLYACGINPSTINRRLSAIKKFLKHLGHTEITGDIQGPRLTRKLPVVLSVNEVEKILEGAQGDNPLKIRDNAILEILYAGGLRISELINLDLSVYVPEISYIMVTGKGNKERLVPLGSYAVQAIDRYIDKSRPILARKGGGSNRLFLTRLGRGFSRSGMWKLIRGYIMKAGIIKEVTPHTFRHSFATHLLEGGADLRVVQELLGHASISTTQIYTHLNKEYLLEIHRQFHPRAISKGRR; the protein is encoded by the coding sequence ATGCCGGAATTATCTGAAAAATTCAAAGAATGCATAAAACAAGTAGATGAATTTCTCCGGGCAACGGCTCTGGAAGAAGGATTGTCGCCCAATACAATTGACGCTTACCGACGAGATTTATATGATTTTTTTGGTTTTCACGATGGCAAATATCCGAACGATATAAAAAGAAAAGATATTTATCAATATATTCATGACTTATATGCCTGCGGAATAAATCCTTCAACGATCAATCGACGCCTTTCGGCAATCAAGAAATTTCTCAAACATTTGGGGCATACCGAAATTACCGGAGATATTCAGGGGCCTCGTTTGACGAGAAAACTGCCGGTGGTACTATCGGTCAATGAGGTCGAAAAAATACTCGAGGGAGCCCAGGGCGATAATCCTCTTAAAATCCGCGATAACGCCATTTTGGAAATTCTCTATGCCGGAGGATTAAGGATTTCCGAGCTAATCAATTTGGATCTGTCGGTATATGTTCCGGAGATATCCTATATCATGGTGACCGGTAAAGGGAATAAGGAGCGTTTGGTTCCTCTGGGTAGTTATGCGGTACAGGCAATCGACCGATATATAGATAAATCGAGACCAATATTAGCCCGAAAAGGCGGCGGCAGCAATCGGTTGTTTTTAACCCGATTGGGCCGCGGATTCAGCCGTTCGGGCATGTGGAAATTGATACGCGGTTATATCATGAAAGCTGGGATAATAAAAGAAGTAACCCCGCATACATTCCGTCATTCCTTCGCGACTCATTTATTGGAAGGCGGCGCTGATTTGAGGGTCGTTCAGGAATTGCTGGGGCACGCCTCAATAAGCACGACGCAGATATATACTCATCTCAATAAAGAATATCTGTTGGAAATACATCGGCAGTTTCATCCCCGGGCAATTTCGAAAGGCCGGCGGTGA